From one Chlamydia sp. 04-14 genomic stretch:
- a CDS encoding calcium-binding protein, translating to MRRSCYNFEKALEHLEKLKKISYSSPSSFIENAKLDDMFSVDHHVDEMKQALKNIEDYLKKAGALPKSEANKALQESNFLIAGVQNVFSFLESRERELYQSLVHDYSELSKVYSKTQANLSRKIIKEEQEEDEDLVERELEEMHQEERFLNNLVEVKRDRSYELFYMSDEENKRFYTDTLTQIICKQGKIHETAHEGDPLTKTLLWNSEELHNLASSLVFTNDMPIRLFYQKALSDLETESTEKIHNAVMGLFFSRYEATVVSNNPKKDNLHYFNDFLYFLRDAWKALSNNTHDQMHYRHSHTLMSALSSGIFEGKLVFIEAARYLYFHIHTKLQLEGDKKPLSSGQYVSEVYEELYRLLSKYPNGPLFKAIDRMLDPSSSVFDPIILGMFPGIEGTLKLGDKSITVIRSPSPITQSSILYANCNEEFIGFLNAKADLGETTFILNIQNRLSRKDRARSRVIEESLDRIDRAFIFSFPEPEDLLKSIERLHGEQETFFGFFSVLKEEFNKSGSLSLFSIPNISKGQIHEFLDNSLSVLKDTFFSKKKILFKNDKLLLLHIISYLLVFKLIEIIDPNNLIVMSKDGLDYASIFISGFTSFAGEESWDEHRLKLLMVKVLAPTLVARDRLIFVNHIELMSKFLNCLRKNKQNLSNLKPLFSYDLEKWDFSDYLNEITEA from the coding sequence ATGAGAAGATCTTGTTATAATTTTGAAAAAGCATTGGAGCATTTAGAGAAATTAAAAAAGATTTCTTATAGTTCTCCATCATCTTTCATAGAGAACGCTAAACTTGATGACATGTTTTCTGTCGATCATCATGTCGATGAAATGAAGCAAGCGTTGAAGAATATAGAAGATTATCTCAAGAAAGCAGGTGCTTTACCGAAGAGTGAGGCAAATAAGGCATTGCAGGAGTCTAATTTCCTTATTGCTGGTGTCCAGAATGTATTTTCGTTTTTAGAAAGTCGTGAGAGAGAACTGTACCAGAGCTTAGTTCATGACTATTCTGAGTTAAGTAAGGTCTATAGTAAGACACAAGCAAATCTTAGCCGAAAAATCATCAAGGAAGAACAGGAAGAAGATGAGGATTTGGTAGAACGAGAATTAGAAGAAATGCATCAAGAAGAGCGTTTCTTAAATAACCTGGTAGAGGTTAAGCGAGATCGTTCTTACGAACTTTTCTACATGTCTGACGAAGAAAATAAGCGTTTCTATACTGATACGCTTACTCAGATTATTTGTAAGCAAGGAAAAATCCATGAAACAGCTCATGAGGGCGATCCCTTAACGAAAACGCTTTTATGGAATAGTGAAGAACTCCACAATTTAGCTTCCTCATTAGTATTTACTAATGATATGCCTATACGGCTATTTTATCAAAAGGCTCTGAGTGATTTAGAAACAGAGTCTACGGAAAAGATTCATAATGCTGTTATGGGGTTGTTCTTTTCTAGATACGAGGCCACTGTAGTTTCTAATAACCCTAAAAAAGATAATCTCCATTATTTCAATGATTTTCTCTATTTCCTCAGGGATGCCTGGAAGGCTTTGAGTAATAATACTCACGATCAGATGCATTATCGACATTCTCATACGTTAATGTCTGCCTTAAGTAGTGGAATCTTTGAAGGTAAACTCGTATTTATAGAGGCTGCTCGGTACTTATATTTTCATATACATACGAAATTGCAATTAGAAGGGGATAAGAAACCTCTGTCTTCAGGACAATATGTTTCTGAGGTATATGAGGAGTTATATCGATTGCTTTCTAAGTATCCAAATGGGCCGTTATTTAAAGCTATAGACAGAATGCTCGATCCGAGTTCCTCAGTGTTTGATCCTATCATTTTAGGTATGTTTCCTGGAATAGAAGGAACTTTGAAATTAGGAGATAAATCTATAACAGTTATACGATCTCCAAGCCCTATAACACAAAGCTCCATACTGTACGCTAATTGTAATGAGGAATTTATAGGATTTCTTAATGCTAAAGCAGATTTAGGAGAGACTACCTTCATTTTAAACATACAGAATCGTTTATCTAGAAAAGATCGTGCGAGAAGTCGTGTGATAGAAGAGAGCTTAGATAGAATCGATAGAGCATTCATATTTTCATTTCCAGAACCCGAGGATCTTCTGAAAAGCATAGAAAGATTACACGGAGAGCAAGAAACATTTTTTGGATTCTTTTCCGTATTGAAAGAAGAATTTAATAAATCGGGCTCCTTATCTCTTTTTTCTATTCCTAATATATCTAAAGGGCAAATTCATGAATTTCTAGACAACAGTTTATCTGTTTTAAAAGATACCTTTTTCTCTAAGAAAAAGATCTTATTTAAAAATGATAAGCTATTACTTCTGCATATTATTTCCTATCTACTTGTCTTTAAGCTTATAGAAATTATAGATCCAAATAATCTCATAGTTATGTCTAAAGATGGTTTGGATTATGCATCGATATTCATTTCAGGATTTACTTCCTTTGCCGGAGAAGAATCATGGGATGAGCATAGACTAAAATTACTCATGGTAAAAGTTCTTGCACCTACTTTAGTAGCTAGAGACCGTTTGATATTTGTAAATCACATAGAACTAATGAGTAAGTTTCTCAATTGTTTGAGAAAAAATAAACAGAACTTGTCTAATCTCAAACCCTTGTTTAGTTATGATTTAGAGAAATGGGATTTCTCAGATTATCTCAACGAAATTACTGAAGCTTAG
- a CDS encoding LptF/LptG family permease: MYIWKRYVLTKFWLSLLSLIVLAFVFYASIHHSLHAIKGNTTSLASGASLKLSILYYLSQIALKAEFLIPQLVAVATTITLFSMQNKREVLLLQASGLSLKSLTAPLIRSSFIITLLLYANFQWLHPICEKISTTKEHMDRGTLDKAQDKVPALYLKDQTVLLYSSIEQKALTLNKVFWIKNPKTIYTMEKLAFTTPSLPIGLDVIRFSETESGSMELSEFSDMKEFPEIEFGFYDNPFSKIFTAGGKNRLSESFRAIPWNATGLGLSTTIPQRILSLLSTFYYMLISPLACISAMIISAYLCLRFSRVSTVTLAYLVPLGTINTFFVFLKAGMVLSNSSVLPILPVMLFPLFALAIFTNYAYAKLQ; encoded by the coding sequence ATGTATATTTGGAAACGTTATGTATTAACTAAATTTTGGCTATCTCTACTATCTTTAATAGTACTTGCCTTTGTTTTTTATGCCTCAATTCATCATTCTCTACATGCTATCAAAGGAAATACAACCTCATTAGCTTCAGGCGCCTCTTTAAAGCTTTCTATTCTATATTATCTATCTCAAATAGCTCTTAAAGCAGAATTTCTAATTCCTCAACTGGTTGCTGTAGCCACGACGATTACATTATTTTCAATGCAAAACAAACGGGAAGTCCTTCTCCTTCAGGCATCAGGACTCTCATTGAAATCTTTAACAGCTCCTTTAATTCGTTCGAGCTTCATTATCACCTTACTTCTATATGCAAATTTTCAATGGTTGCATCCTATATGTGAGAAAATATCTACAACCAAAGAACATATGGATCGTGGAACACTAGATAAGGCACAAGATAAAGTTCCTGCTCTCTATCTCAAAGATCAAACAGTCTTACTATATTCTTCTATTGAACAAAAAGCTTTAACTCTTAACAAAGTATTTTGGATTAAAAATCCAAAGACAATTTACACAATGGAAAAACTAGCGTTTACAACGCCATCTCTTCCTATTGGTCTTGATGTTATACGTTTTTCAGAAACGGAATCTGGTAGTATGGAGCTCAGTGAGTTTTCAGATATGAAAGAATTTCCTGAGATTGAATTTGGGTTCTATGATAATCCTTTTTCTAAGATTTTCACAGCTGGAGGTAAAAATCGTCTTTCAGAATCTTTCAGAGCCATTCCTTGGAATGCCACAGGATTAGGACTATCAACAACTATCCCTCAGCGCATTTTATCTTTATTATCTACATTTTACTATATGCTGATTTCACCTTTAGCTTGCATATCAGCGATGATTATCTCAGCTTATCTCTGTCTAAGGTTCAGTCGTGTATCTACAGTAACTCTTGCCTATCTTGTTCCCCTAGGCACGATAAACACCTTTTTCGTCTTTTTAAAAGCGGGGATGGTATTATCTAACAGCAGTGTTTTACCGATATTACCTGTAATGTTATTCCCTCTATTCGCCTTAGCGATATTTACGAATTATGCTTATGCTAAGCTTCAGTAA
- a CDS encoding LptF/LptG family permease, translating into MPILWKVLIFRYLKTVTFCTLSLICISIISSLQEIVSYIAKDVPYPTVLRLTAYQIPYLLPFILPISCFISAFALFRGLSDNNQITFLKASGASQGIITFPVLMVSCAICCINFYTCSELASICRFQTCKEIANMAMTSPTLLLQTLQKKENNRIFITVDHCAKSKFDNVIIALKRDKEIANVGIIKTIIPDVANDTVQARDVVMISKLPSTLTDQHSSNSKEYYIETLDEMLIPKITSTLFAGKSYMKTRTDYLPWKQLVKQSFSHAHLPETLRRIGIGLLCITLTYSGMVLGTYKPRFRKSIALYCIFPVMDLILLIVGKNTTTLFPALMLFIIPQVISWVVFAIRAYRESRGYA; encoded by the coding sequence ATGCCTATTTTATGGAAAGTCTTAATTTTCCGTTATTTAAAAACCGTTACTTTTTGTACGCTTAGTCTTATCTGTATTTCTATTATTAGTTCTCTTCAAGAAATCGTCAGTTATATAGCAAAAGACGTTCCCTATCCAACAGTTTTGCGACTAACAGCTTATCAGATTCCCTACTTATTGCCTTTCATTCTTCCTATTTCTTGTTTTATTTCAGCTTTTGCGCTTTTTCGAGGTCTTTCTGATAACAACCAAATCACTTTCCTTAAAGCATCTGGAGCTTCTCAAGGAATTATTACCTTCCCTGTCCTCATGGTTTCCTGCGCTATCTGTTGTATAAACTTTTATACATGTTCTGAACTCGCTTCTATTTGTCGATTTCAAACCTGTAAAGAAATTGCTAATATGGCAATGACTTCACCCACACTTCTACTTCAGACGCTACAAAAAAAAGAAAACAATCGTATTTTCATTACCGTTGACCATTGTGCAAAAAGTAAATTTGATAATGTGATCATTGCTTTAAAAAGAGATAAGGAAATTGCGAATGTAGGAATTATCAAAACTATCATTCCTGATGTGGCAAATGATACTGTACAGGCCAGGGATGTTGTTATGATTTCAAAGCTTCCTTCCACACTAACAGACCAACATTCTTCAAATTCCAAGGAATACTACATAGAAACTTTGGATGAGATGTTGATTCCTAAAATCACTTCAACATTATTCGCGGGGAAGTCTTACATGAAAACGCGAACAGATTATTTACCTTGGAAGCAGCTTGTTAAACAATCATTCAGTCATGCACACTTACCGGAAACCTTGAGAAGAATCGGCATAGGTTTGCTTTGTATCACATTAACGTATTCGGGAATGGTCTTAGGGACTTATAAACCAAGATTTCGTAAATCTATAGCTCTTTATTGTATTTTTCCTGTGATGGATTTGATTTTATTAATAGTTGGCAAAAATACCACTACACTATTTCCTGCGCTTATGTTGTTCATTATTCCGCAGGTAATTTCTTGGGTGGTTTTTGCTATCCGTGCGTATCGAGAAAGCAGAGGCTATGCTTAG
- the tilS gene encoding tRNA lysidine(34) synthetase TilS, whose product MLSCLLRNDKRLEVFFSALDMKKSYLLALSGGSDSLFLLYLLKSRGVSFTAVHVDYGWRESSYREAEELKIRCEEAGVPIIVDHVPPECRTSKDPENAARRYRYALFHKVCKEQNLSGIFLAHHANDQAETVLKRLLEGASLSNLKGMTQETYYEGIPLFRPLLHIPKQILVNALDEEHIPYVQDVTNTDERYLRARMRKKIFPWLEEIFGKNITQPLLTLAQDSEELSSYMKLQAEPFLENIQKEDATWSIEIPKALVEQVFLAKWVCKEFFLRAGVVVSRHFLQMIYDHLHRNLPAQMRLRDKRVIVKAGVVMIE is encoded by the coding sequence ATGTTATCCTGTCTACTCAGAAATGATAAGCGATTAGAAGTTTTTTTTTCTGCTTTAGATATGAAAAAAAGCTACTTACTTGCTTTGTCAGGAGGAAGTGATTCATTATTTCTTTTATATCTCCTTAAGTCTCGAGGAGTCTCTTTTACCGCAGTCCATGTAGATTATGGATGGAGAGAGTCTTCTTATCGTGAGGCTGAGGAACTCAAAATTAGATGTGAAGAAGCAGGTGTCCCTATTATTGTAGATCATGTGCCTCCGGAATGTAGAACTTCAAAAGATCCAGAAAATGCTGCCCGGCGCTATCGTTATGCATTATTCCATAAGGTATGTAAGGAACAAAATCTTTCTGGGATATTTTTAGCTCATCATGCTAATGATCAAGCTGAAACTGTATTAAAACGTTTATTAGAAGGGGCATCCTTAAGCAATTTAAAAGGCATGACTCAGGAAACGTATTACGAAGGTATTCCGCTTTTCAGACCCTTATTGCACATCCCTAAACAAATTTTAGTGAACGCTTTAGATGAAGAACATATTCCTTATGTTCAAGATGTAACCAATACCGATGAACGTTATTTGCGCGCTAGGATGCGTAAGAAGATATTCCCTTGGTTAGAAGAGATTTTTGGTAAGAATATTACACAACCTCTATTGACATTAGCTCAAGATTCTGAGGAACTTTCTTCTTACATGAAACTGCAAGCCGAGCCCTTTCTTGAAAATATTCAAAAAGAAGACGCAACATGGTCTATTGAAATTCCTAAAGCATTGGTGGAACAAGTTTTTTTAGCAAAATGGGTTTGTAAGGAATTCTTTCTTAGGGCTGGGGTAGTTGTCTCAAGGCATTTCTTGCAAATGATTTATGATCATCTACATCGTAATTTGCCAGCGCAAATGCGACTTCGAGATAAAAGAGTGATCGTAAAAGCTGGGGTAGTAATGATAGAATAG